DNA from Pseudomonadota bacterium:
GCCCCGGCATCAGCGAGAAATCGGGCATTGATATCCTGATGACCGTCAGCGGAAAACGGGTAAGGAATCAAAATCGACGGCTTTGCCATTACCGTAATTTCTGCTAGAGTCGTTGCTCCGGCGCGGGAAATGAGCAAATCGCAGTCATCATACACTTTCGCCATATCCGTGATAAATGCGGAAACTTCAGCATGAACTCCCATTGAGTCATACTCATTCTTTACCCAACCCTCATCTTGCGCCCCAGTCTGATGGATCATCCTGAAATTTCCAGGAAGTTTATCTGTTATTATCCTGATTGAATCAACAACCAATCGATTTACCCTCCTGGCCCCCTGACTTCCCCCCAGGACAAGGAGAGTTGCGCTTCCCCTTTCTGTTCTTTTTGGCATCCCGGCTCTTTCTATCAGTTCCTTCCTTACCGGATTTCCCGTTATTATGGTTTTTTCCGGCGGAAAAAATCCTTCACTCCCGGGCATGGACAAAAATATTTTATGCACAATACGGCCGAGCATTCTATTTGCAAGTCCTGGAATTGAATTTTGCTCATGGATACAGGTTGCGATACCCAGAAGTCTAGCGGCAAGTACAACCGGCCCGCTAACATACCCGCCGACTCCCAGAACCAGAGAAGGCTTGAATTCCCGCAAAATTCTTGCTGCAGCATGTATGCTCATTGGCAATTGGACCAACGCCTGAATCACTGCCCCAAGGGATTTTCCTTTGAGGCCACTACTTTTTATTGCCTCTTTCTTAAATGGCTTGCCGGACAAAACTTTCATATCCATCTGACGTTCCGTCCCGATAAACATCACTTCGCTTTCAGGATAAGCATTGATAAATTCCTCAGCAACCGCTATGCCGGGGAAAAGATGACCGCCTGTCCCTCCACCGGTTACGACAACTTTCAACCGTTGCTTATTGCTCAAAACTGCACCCGAGTGGATTTTCAACCACGAGCACGATCAACTTCCTGATCTCGCAGGGCAGTTCATCATACTTTTATAACTTGGCCCGCATTGCATAATATCTGTTTTGAACTGTTTCATCATTTTCTGATAACAGTCGGGGCAGTAGCCGTGGGAAATTTTCCGATTCTGGTCTGCGTTACTTCCTGCCGTTACAACCCCCTTTAAAACTTTTTTACACATGCAGCATATCGTTATCATCGTTCGCTCCTTTTTGGTAATCTTCAACCATTGATGCACTCGTAAAAAATCAAAATATCACGCCAAGCCGCCAAGCTCACAAAAACAACTCGTTGTTATTAAAAGAAAAGACATCGGGCACTTAGCGTCTTTGCGTGAAAAAAATAGTTTTTTCGAATCCATCAACCATTTACCGCTGTGTTTTTTTCCAGACTTTTTCTCTTCACAAGCCCGGCAACCGCCGCTCTGAATACTTCGCCTCTATGAACATAACTTCTAAACATATCAAAGCTCGCACAGGCCGGAGAAAGCAAAACAGAATCCCCGGACTTAGCTGCTGCCCCCGCCTGACACACCGCATCTTCGAGACTTTCCGCAGCATAAACAGCGGTTACATCCTTAAATTCCCGGCTCATCGACGATCTTGCCTCGCCGATAAGGTACATGCTTTTCACCCGCGCCTTCACCATTGTCTTCAACATTTGATAGTCGCCGCCCTTTTCTCGGCCGCCGGCAATTAGAATTACCCCACCTGAAAAGGATTGCAGCGCCGCACATACCGCGCCAATATTTGTTGCCTTGGAATCATCATAAAATCTGACACCGTCGATCTCCGCCACCAGCGCAAGTCGATGATTCAAAGGCAGAAATGCATCCAATCCCTTAGTAATCGCTTCGTGGCTACAACCCATCAGGCGCGTTGCAAGAATTGCGGCCATGGCATTCTGCAAATTCGGCTCCTTAGCGAACAGGGTGTTTTCCAGATCATATTCTTCAACACCTGGGACATTTTTTACCCCGGTCAGGAGTATTCTTTTTTCTTTCTGAGACGCACCGGGATAGCGGCTGATATCCTTCCCAAAGAAAAAAATCCTTTTCTTGAGCGATTCCGTAACCCGTGACAATATCTCAGGATCAGCAATGTTCAACACGGCCCAATCCCCTTGTTTTTGTCCTGAAAAAAGCCTGAATTTAGAATCACCATATGCCTGATAGCTTTCATACCTGTCCAGATGATCCGGGGTAATATTGAGCAATACCCCGACTTCCGGCCGGAAATCGCCGGCGGTATCCAACTGAAAACTGCTTACTTCAAGCACACAAACATCGGCATCCTGAGGTCCGTATAAATAGTTGGTCAGCGGCGTGC
Protein-coding regions in this window:
- the murD gene encoding UDP-N-acetylmuramoyl-L-alanine--D-glutamate ligase, producing the protein MSKSNNRQTIQSGMKILVVGLGKTGISAVGFLLRQGARITVSEARPEASIDSQTLSFLKESGVELESGGHTDKTFLNTDLIFVSPGIPLETQPLVKALGRGIPVIGELALAPEYLETPVVAVTGTNGKSTVTTLIGDIFKAMGKKVFVGGNIGTPLTNYLYGPQDADVCVLEVSSFQLDTAGDFRPEVGVLLNITPDHLDRYESYQAYGDSKFRLFSGQKQGDWAVLNIADPEILSRVTESLKKRIFFFGKDISRYPGASQKEKRILLTGVKNVPGVEEYDLENTLFAKEPNLQNAMAAILATRLMGCSHEAITKGLDAFLPLNHRLALVAEIDGVRFYDDSKATNIGAVCAALQSFSGGVILIAGGREKGGDYQMLKTMVKARVKSMYLIGEARSSMSREFKDVTAVYAAESLEDAVCQAGAAAKSGDSVLLSPACASFDMFRSYVHRGEVFRAAVAGLVKRKSLEKNTAVNG
- the murG gene encoding undecaprenyldiphospho-muramoylpentapeptide beta-N-acetylglucosaminyltransferase, whose product is MKVVVTGGGTGGHLFPGIAVAEEFINAYPESEVMFIGTERQMDMKVLSGKPFKKEAIKSSGLKGKSLGAVIQALVQLPMSIHAAARILREFKPSLVLGVGGYVSGPVVLAARLLGIATCIHEQNSIPGLANRMLGRIVHKIFLSMPGSEGFFPPEKTIITGNPVRKELIERAGMPKRTERGSATLLVLGGSQGARRVNRLVVDSIRIITDKLPGNFRMIHQTGAQDEGWVKNEYDSMGVHAEVSAFITDMAKVYDDCDLLISRAGATTLAEITVMAKPSILIPYPFSADGHQDINARFLADAGAAKLFYEKELTGEELGKEIIGLLSQPAVLMEMAEKAGNLAKPDAARRIISASMDLLMSLGKCPAV